The Nostoc sp. UHCC 0926 nucleotide sequence ACGAGCGTTGAACTTGATTTCGTTTGAAAGATAGAGTATAACAAAACGCAAGCATACGAAATTGCAAATAGATGAAACAAGTTGTTCTCTGGATTGGAGCCAATGCCGGAGGAGTTTCCAAAACTACACTAGCTGTTCATATTGGCTATGAAATGGCAAAGCGCGGCTTTGACGTTGTGCTACTCGACCTAGATACTAACGTTTCCATGAGTCAGTTTTGTGGATTAGACAAAGACCCACCATTAGAGCAAACAATCGCCGCAGTATTCAGCGAGGATTTTGATGGTAACTGGCCTTTACTGATGCCAGAATGGGGAAAGCTGAAGGGTAAATTACAAATATGCTTGGGTGGGCCAGTAATGATTCAAGTTGGGTCAGATTTGGCAGTTCGTAATCGCCGGGAATATGTTTTGGCAGACAGGTTTGAAGATTTTCCTTTGCCACACCAACTGGTGATTCTGGACTGTCCTGCTACATTGGGTAATCTCAATGATGTCGCACTGGCAGTAGCTACGCATATGTTAATTCTTGTTGAACTTAGTCCAAAATCATTAACAGGGGCAAATGTTTTGCTGTCTTGGTACCGAGGGGCTTGTAAAAAGTTGCGCTTAAATCCCCAGCCCCAGATACTAGGATTTGTACCTACTAAGTATGACAGTGGCGAAGCAGCGCAAAGGGATTTGCTCGGTCAGTTACCAGAAATGCTTTCGCCTTTGAAGATAAAATGTTATCCGCACGTCCGCTACTCTTGCGAATTCAGTAATGCTTCTGGAAAAGGCATCCCTTTGCATTTGCATCGCTCAACACATAAAGCTATCAAGGATCTTCATCCTATCTGTCAAGAATTATCAGCTATATTGTAGGAGGATAAGGGTGACAACCAAAGGACAAAATAAGAGTTATGACTATTTCTCTGCTAATGCACAAGTAGCAGAATTTGAAGAACAATTACTTCAATCGCAACAGCGTATTGCTGAACTAGAATCACTAAATGCTCAATTACAAGCACTCTTCAGAAGTGAGAGCATTGACGATAATACTGCCAAATTCGCTGTACCAATTGATAAAATTGTTTGCAATCCTGAACAAGTACGCCGTTATTTCGATATAGATAAACTTGCTACGTTAACTGCTTCTATCAAAGAAGTGGGAATGCAATCACCATTATGGTTGCGTCCTGAGCAGGACGGGAAGTATTTATTGATTGCGGGTGAGCGTCGCTATCGTGCAGCACGAAATGCAGGCTTAATGGAAGTTCCTGCTCTGATATTAAACGTTGATGACGCTTCGGCTCTAAAGCTATCCTTATTGGAAAATTTACAACGAGAAGATTTAATCCAATAGAGGAAACAGAAGGAATACTAAATTTACTTTCCTGGCAAATGGATTGTACTGTCAAAGAAGTAATTGTTTTATTGAACAGGAAAGCACATTTAGATAAAAAGAAAGTTGAGTGGTCAGATGAAAACACGGAAAATGTTTTCCGTAAGCAGTGGGAGATTGTAGAGAGTGTCTTTATGACGGTAGGTAAGCTATCACCAGAAAGCTTTCGCGTCAGTCGGCTACCTCTACTGAATATGCCAATTGACGTAATAGAAGTACTACGTTCTGGGCAAATAGAATACACTAAAGCTAGAGCGATCGCCACACTGAAAGACAAAGCTAAGAGAGCTAGTTTGTTGACAAAAGCGATTGCTGAGAAATTATCTTTAGCAGATATTCGTGATTGGATCAAAGAGACCAAGGATCAGGAGCCTCCTTCTTTGAAGAGAGAATTTCAAGACATATCTCAGAAAATATTAAAGTCTTCACAGTGGTCAGATCCCAAAAAAGCTAAGAAGATTGCAAGTCTTTTAGAACAACTAGAATCATTGTTAGCGGATTAACAGAAAATTGGAAACTACTAGTTTGGCAAGTCCACTGAAATCAAGATGTCCATGAAATCTACTCAACGTCCGTCAAAAACACCATTACCACAACCCAAATCCAACGATCAAAGCCCTTCTTCTTGACCAAGTTGCTTATAAACCAGTAGAGAAACAGCAGCCAACCTCTCAGCCTGACATTACTCCCAGTGTTGATCTGCCGTCAGTTGAGCAGCCAGCCCAAGCAGAGGTGATACCTCTTGTAAGGTCAAAGACAAACGCTGCTGAAAAATCGCAACATTTAGAGAAAAGTAAAGCCAAACGTACCTCTGCTGACAAAAGAAAATCCAAATTACCCCAACAGCCATTCGCAACAGGGTCAATTGACAAAGAGCGATGAAGAAGAAGAGTTAGCGCCAGAACGCTAATTATAATTATGCACCTGAAAATTGCCACAGAGTGCAAAGTTTTTCATCAGTAAACCAAAAAGTTTTTCCCAAAGAGCGATCGCTAATTTAGTTTACGTATTTTAAAGTGCTATATAATACTCAAAATATAAATAATGCTTATAGTATCCTGAAAGATTTCCAAAAATGAAATGATGAGAGTAGTGTGTAGCATATTGACTGAAAAAATTGAGCGTTTCATCAGAAGAACTGGCAATAACCGCCTCAGAAACCCTTGATGAGGTTATTGAGTGTTTAGTAGAAAATTTCTCCATTGAAACTCAGGGGGGATGTGACCAGCAAACTTTGTTTGAAATTCTGATTAAGGCAGCTAGTAGTGGAGATAGTATTGAAAATACAGCCAAATTATTAAAGAACGTTCCTACAGCTAATGATATTAGATATCATCTCAATAAAATCAACAATTTTGAGGAGTTAGAGGCGCAAATAAATCAAGCGCTGAAAAGTCGAATTCCTTTAGGATTAAAAAAAGGCTCTTTAAAAATAGCGATTGATTTAAATTTAATTTGCTATTATGGTAAGCCAACATTAGAGGAATTACCCTATATATATCGGAGTCAAGCCAAATCTGGAACTCATTTATTCTATGCCTATGCAACTTTATATGTTATTACTAAGAACAAGCGTGTAACCCTTGCAATAAGAGGTGTTCGTCAATCAGATACTTGTGTTGCTCTGATTACTTATTTATTAGCAGAACTTGACTCTCTTAAAATAAATGTGAAGAAACTCTATTTAGATAGAGGATTTTTTAATACTCCTGTAATCCGATGGTTGCAGGCATTAAATATTCCCTTTCTTCTGCCTGCCATCAAAACGGGAAAAAAGGGAGGGGGAAAGCAATTTCTCAAGGGCAGGAAAAGTTATAAAACTACTTATGCAATAACAAGA carries:
- a CDS encoding ParA family protein yields the protein MKQVVLWIGANAGGVSKTTLAVHIGYEMAKRGFDVVLLDLDTNVSMSQFCGLDKDPPLEQTIAAVFSEDFDGNWPLLMPEWGKLKGKLQICLGGPVMIQVGSDLAVRNRREYVLADRFEDFPLPHQLVILDCPATLGNLNDVALAVATHMLILVELSPKSLTGANVLLSWYRGACKKLRLNPQPQILGFVPTKYDSGEAAQRDLLGQLPEMLSPLKIKCYPHVRYSCEFSNASGKGIPLHLHRSTHKAIKDLHPICQELSAIL
- a CDS encoding ParB/RepB/Spo0J family partition protein gives rise to the protein MTTKGQNKSYDYFSANAQVAEFEEQLLQSQQRIAELESLNAQLQALFRSESIDDNTAKFAVPIDKIVCNPEQVRRYFDIDKLATLTASIKEVGMQSPLWLRPEQDGKYLLIAGERRYRAARNAGLMEVPALILNVDDASALKLSLLENLQREDLIQ
- a CDS encoding ISH3 family transposase; translated protein: MSVSSEELAITASETLDEVIECLVENFSIETQGGCDQQTLFEILIKAASSGDSIENTAKLLKNVPTANDIRYHLNKINNFEELEAQINQALKSRIPLGLKKGSLKIAIDLNLICYYGKPTLEELPYIYRSQAKSGTHLFYAYATLYVITKNKRVTLAIRGVRQSDTCVALITYLLAELDSLKINVKKLYLDRGFFNTPVIRWLQALNIPFLLPAIKTGKKGGGKQFLKGRKSYKTTYAITRDKDDSVTFDLWIICKYRKGKRNQRGVQYFVYVAHKVRTNLDYIYQDYRKRFGIETSYRLKNICRIITNNKNPVLRLLFVGISFLLVNIWVNLLWLRISRKRKGSRLIYRILFALKQMLAFLSQAIERKYQVVESIYIPSG